GATGGTGGCGGCCGGAGCCGTCGTCACCAAGGACGTCCCGGCCCACGCCCTCGTGGCCGGCGTCCCCGCGAAGGTGGTCGGCTGGGTGTGCGAGTGCGGCCGACCCCTGGACCGCGCGATGCGGTGCGCCCGCGATGGCCGCACGTACCCCGAGCTCCGCCCGAGAAGGGCCAGACCCGCGAAGCCTCGTTCCGCCCGCCGCCGGCCGTGAGCGGCGAAGCTTCATAGCCCCCTCCCCCGTTGCGCGCCTTCGCATGATCCCGATCGCCCGGCCGCAGCTCGGCGAGGACGAGCTCGCGGCGGTCAAGGAGGTCCTGGAGTCCGGGCGCCTCGTCCAAGGCCCCAAGGTGGAGGCGTTCGAGAAGGCCTTCGCGGCCTACCTGGGCCGCAAGCACGGGATCGCCGTGGCCAGCGGCACCGCGGCGCTCCAGGTCGCCCTCCTCGCGCACAAGATCGGCAAGGGCGCCGAGGTCGTGATCCCGCCCCTCACGTTCTTCGCGTCCGCCTCGACCGTCCTCCAGGCGGGCGCCGTCCCCGTGTTCGCGGACGTCGATCGGGCGTCGTACAACCTGGACCCGTCCAAGCTCGCCGCCCAGGTCACGCGCAAGACGAAGGCGGTCATGCCCGTCCACCTGTACGGCCAGACCGTGGACATGGACCCCGTGCTCGAGGTCGCCCGGGAGCACGGCGCGGTCGTCCTCGAGGACGCGTGCCAGGCCCACGGCGCGGAGTACAAGGGCCGCAAGGCGGGCCACCTCGGCGATTCCGCGTGCTTCTCGTTCTACGCGACGAAGAACATGACGACCGGCGAGGGGGGCATGGTCGTCACGGACGACGACGCCGTGGCGGAGCGCGCGCGCCTCCTCCGGGACCACGGGCAGACGGCGAAGTACATCCACGCGACGCTCGGGTACAACCTGCGGATGACCGAGATCGCCGCGGCGATCGGCCTCGTCCAGCTGCGCAAGCTGGAGGGCTGGGTCCGGCGGCGCCGGGCGAACGCGAAGGCCCTGACGAAAGGCCTCGGAGGCATCGCAGGTCTCGTGCCGCCCGCGGAGGGCAACTGGATGGTCCACGCGTACTACCAGTACATCGTCCGCGCGGAGCCGTCCTTCCGGCTGCGCCGGGATGCGATCGTGGAGCGGTTGACGGAGGCGGGCGTGGGCTCGCGCGCCTCGTACTCCATGGCCCTCTACAAGCAGCCCGCCCTGAAGGGGTTGCGGCTGCGGAGCCGCTGCCCGGTCGCGGAGGACGTCGTGGGCCGTCTGTTCGAGCTCCCCGTCCATCCCGGCGTGGGCGCCGCGGACCTGGAGACGATCGTGGCCGCCGTGGAGCGCCTCGCGGCGCCCGCGTGAGCGAAGCGAAAGGAGAAAAGATTCAAGCCCTCGCCCGCCGAGTGGCCGTGCCGGAGGCAGGGGCGCGTGATCTGCCCGACGTGCGGCACGACGAACAGCGACGAGGCGCTGTTCTGCAAGTATTGTGGCTTCGACTTGTCCAAGGCTCCGAGGCCCGCGCCCGCGGCCCCGACCCCGGCGGCGCCGGCCGCCCCCCCGGCCCCGTTCGCACCGCCCGCGGCGGTCGTGCCCCGCCCCGCGCCGGTCCGCACGTGGTGGCACGGGATCGGCGTGTTCGCGATCGTGGCGATCGCCCTGCTCGTGCTGGACCTGGGCGCGAACGGGCGCGTGACCTGGTCCTTCGTCGGCATCCTCTCCGCGGCGTTCATCGTGGGCGGGGTCATGATCCTCCAGTTCCTCGCCGTGGCGGACCGCCGCGACCGTCGGCCGTTCGTGGCGGGCGCGGTCCTCCTCATCGCCGCGGTCCTGCTCCTGCCCGTGGCGGTCGCCTTGCAGAGCACGGCCACGTTCACGGACACGTACACGGTCCCGGCGCGGGCGGGGATCAGCTCCCTAGACCTGTCCGTCTCGGACGACGTCGGGCATGTGACCGTGGGGTTCGCCTCGAACCCGGGCTACCTGCTCCAGGCCCAGGTGACCCACCTGGGTGGCCTCTTCTCGAGCCACTACCCCGGGGACGTGGTCGTGTCCAACGCGACGAACGGGAACGAGGTCGCGTTCAGCGTGGCCGCGAAGGGCGTGCAGGGGCTCTTCTTCCTGGGCGGCCACGACATCGTCGTGACCGTGTCGGCCGGCGTGGCCGTGGGCATGCGGCTCGCGTCCACGACGGGGGACATCGACGTCGTCGTCCCGGAGGG
This genomic window from Thermoplasmata archaeon contains:
- a CDS encoding DegT/DnrJ/EryC1/StrS family aminotransferase, with product MIPIARPQLGEDELAAVKEVLESGRLVQGPKVEAFEKAFAAYLGRKHGIAVASGTAALQVALLAHKIGKGAEVVIPPLTFFASASTVLQAGAVPVFADVDRASYNLDPSKLAAQVTRKTKAVMPVHLYGQTVDMDPVLEVAREHGAVVLEDACQAHGAEYKGRKAGHLGDSACFSFYATKNMTTGEGGMVVTDDDAVAERARLLRDHGQTAKYIHATLGYNLRMTEIAAAIGLVQLRKLEGWVRRRRANAKALTKGLGGIAGLVPPAEGNWMVHAYYQYIVRAEPSFRLRRDAIVERLTEAGVGSRASYSMALYKQPALKGLRLRSRCPVAEDVVGRLFELPVHPGVGAADLETIVAAVERLAAPA
- a CDS encoding zinc ribbon domain-containing protein — protein: MICPTCGTTNSDEALFCKYCGFDLSKAPRPAPAAPTPAAPAAPPAPFAPPAAVVPRPAPVRTWWHGIGVFAIVAIALLVLDLGANGRVTWSFVGILSAAFIVGGVMILQFLAVADRRDRRPFVAGAVLLIAAVLLLPVAVALQSTATFTDTYTVPARAGISSLDLSVSDDVGHVTVGFASNPGYLLQAQVTHLGGLFSSHYPGDVVVSNATNGNEVAFSVAAKGVQGLFFLGGHDIVVTVSAGVAVGMRLASTTGDIDVVVPEGVVVSGAGIFANVTTGSVHLTATNAVYAAGASLQGRSTTGSVSLGITQTVAHAGTVAIVGTSTTGTVTFTFTRGNGVAAQVSSAVTTGSVNPDPSKYTGASNALLYAPDASTYGTATMQFTVTLASTTGSIDLR